A single Oryctolagus cuniculus chromosome 16, mOryCun1.1, whole genome shotgun sequence DNA region contains:
- the LOC127492696 gene encoding taste receptor type 2 member 2-like, which translates to MASPLSIVLHVIIMSAEFFTGIAVNGFLVIVNCNELFKCRKLIPMQILLTCLGMARFGLQVVLMIQSFLSTFFPVFYQEKVYGRVLVAFWMFFSSLSLWFATCLSVFYCLKISGFTQSYFLWLKFRILKLILWLLLGSLVVSLSIAALSAHVVYSKSTKEDDLRNMTVNKTKLQMRSVSGVLLVNLALLFPLAIFAMCIYMLCVSLYKHIYRMQNMSHGFRSASTEAHINALRMVITFFFFFIFYFVAFMVNISFIIPYRSQWFFAVKDIMAAYPSGHSVIIILSNSKFQQSFRQILCLKKNC; encoded by the coding sequence ATGGCCTCCCCTTTGTCAATTGTTCTTCATGTTATCATCATGTCAGCAGAATTCTTCACAGGGATTGCAGTAAATGGCTTCCTTGTAATCGTGAACTGTAATGAGCTGTTCAAATGCAGAAAGCTAATACCAATGCAAATTCTCTTAACATGTCTAGGGATGGCTCGATTTGGTCTGCAGGTAGTGTTGATGATACAGAGTTTTTTGTCTACATTTTTTCCAGTGTTTTATCAGGAAAAAGTGTATGGTAGAGTGCTAGTAGCCTTTTGGATGTTTTTTAGCTCTCTCAGTCTCTGGTTTGCCACTTGCCTTTCTGTATTTTACTGCCTCAAGATTTCAGGCTTCACTCAGTCCTATTTTCTTTGGCTGAAATTCAGGATTTTAAAGTTAATACTCTGGCTGCTCCTGGGCAGCCTGGTGGTGTCGCTGAGTATCGCAGCTCTAAGTGCCCACGTTGTTTACTCTAAAAGCACAAAGGAAGACGACCTCAGAAACATGACAGTGAATAAGACTAAACTCCAGATGAGGAGTGTCAGTGGAGTACTTCTTGTCAACCTGGCATTGCTATTCCCCCTGGCCATATTTGCAATGTGCATTTATATGCTGTGCGTCTCTCTTTACAAGCATATTTATCGGATGCAGAACATGTCTCATGGTTTTAGAAGTGCCAGCACAGAAGCCCATATAAATGCACTAAGAATGGTGAtaacattctttttcttctttattttctattttgttgcttTCATGGTAAATATATCATTTATCATCCCATACAGAAGTCAGTGGTTCTTTGCAGTAAAAGACATAATGGCCGCGTATCCCTCTGGTCATTCAGTCATCATAATCTTGAGTAATTCTAAGTTCCAACAATCATTCAGGCAAATTCTCTGCCTCAAGAAAAATTGTTGA